The following coding sequences are from one Lipingzhangella halophila window:
- a CDS encoding ABATE domain-containing protein: MTTLTAQRTAADLVSAFVATGDALADRADLAQFLRDQRLITDGAIPITVADFDEAIALRDGMRAQLLRAAGGPAGDEALARGQRVLDGLRVTVRMDPEEEPILAPAVVNEVRRGLARIAGAWAIVLATDEWRRILVTE; encoded by the coding sequence ATGACCACCCTCACAGCACAGAGAACCGCCGCCGACCTCGTCAGCGCGTTCGTCGCCACCGGCGACGCGCTGGCCGACCGCGCGGACCTGGCCCAGTTCCTCCGTGACCAACGGCTCATCACCGACGGCGCCATCCCGATCACGGTCGCTGACTTCGACGAGGCGATCGCGCTTCGGGACGGGATGCGTGCGCAGTTGCTGCGCGCCGCGGGCGGGCCGGCCGGCGACGAGGCGCTGGCACGGGGGCAGCGCGTCCTCGACGGCCTCCGGGTGACCGTGCGCATGGATCCGGAGGAGGAACCGATCCTGGCCCCCGCCGTGGTGAACGAGGTGCGGCGCGGTCTGGCGCGCATCGCCGGCGCATGGGCGATCGTGCTGGCCACGGACGAGTGGCGGCGGATCTTGGTTACGGAGTAA
- a CDS encoding PAC2 family protein, which produces MPELGSDPELVEPVMVAAFDGWNDAGEAASAVVEHLASIWDADELLALEPDDYYDFQVSRPRTTVVDGENRGITWPTTRVSVARPSGSRSDVVLVSGAEPNMRWRGFSADLLTIARDLGVRRVILLGALLADAPHTRPVPVTSVAFPSELGTALNLEPTAYEGPTGIVGVLHDTFASAGVETVSLWAAVPHYVAQPPCPKGTLALLRRVEDVLDATVPLGDLPEEARAWERGVDELASEDDDIAGYVRSLEEAKDAAELPEASGDAIAREFERYLKRRGRG; this is translated from the coding sequence GTGCCTGAGCTCGGCAGCGACCCTGAGCTCGTCGAGCCCGTCATGGTGGCCGCGTTCGATGGCTGGAACGACGCCGGCGAGGCCGCCAGCGCCGTCGTCGAGCATCTGGCCTCGATCTGGGACGCCGACGAATTGCTCGCTCTGGAGCCGGACGACTACTACGACTTCCAGGTCTCCCGGCCGCGAACGACGGTAGTCGACGGTGAGAACCGGGGCATCACCTGGCCGACGACCCGGGTCTCGGTGGCCCGGCCGTCAGGCAGCAGGTCCGATGTGGTTCTGGTCAGTGGTGCCGAACCGAACATGCGCTGGCGCGGGTTCTCCGCCGACCTGCTCACGATCGCCCGCGATCTTGGCGTGCGGCGGGTGATCCTGCTGGGCGCGCTGCTCGCCGACGCACCGCACACGCGTCCCGTGCCGGTCACCAGCGTGGCCTTCCCGAGCGAGCTCGGCACGGCGCTGAACCTGGAGCCCACCGCCTACGAGGGCCCCACCGGCATCGTCGGCGTGCTGCACGACACTTTCGCCTCGGCCGGGGTCGAGACAGTCTCGTTGTGGGCGGCGGTGCCGCACTACGTGGCCCAGCCGCCGTGCCCGAAGGGCACCCTGGCCCTGCTGCGCAGGGTCGAGGACGTCCTCGACGCCACCGTGCCACTGGGCGACCTGCCCGAGGAGGCGCGGGCCTGGGAGCGCGGCGTCGACGAGCTCGCCTCTGAGGACGACGACATCGCCGGATACGTCCGCAGCCTTGAGGAGGCCAAGGACGCCGCCGAGCTGCCCGAGGCCTCCGGCGACGCCATTGCCCGCGAGTTCGAGCGCTACCTCAAGCGCCGGGGCCGCGGTTAG
- the metH gene encoding methionine synthase → MSSRLSFRDALAQRVIVADGAMGTMLQDHDLGLDDFQGHEGCNEILNVTRPDVVRSTHAAFFDVGVDCVETNTFGANFGNLGEYDIVDRTYELAESGARIARDVADEYSTADHPRYVLGAVGPGTKLPSLGHAPFTTLRDYYEQCHKGLIDGGADAILIETCQDLLQTKAAVIAAQRARKATGSNITIIAQVTIETTGTMLLGSEIGAAVTALEPLGIDMIGLNCATGPAEMSEHLRYLSQHASVPISCMPNAGLPELGTDGAVYPLQPHELADAHDTFTTEFGLSMVGGCCGTTPEHLRQVVERVRGRPVKERQPFNPASAASLYQTVPFRQDASYLAVGERTNANGSKKFREAMVEERYDDCVEIARDQISDGAHMLDLNVDYVGRDGARDMRELASRLATASTLPIMLDSTEPNVIEAGLELLGGRALVNSVNYEDGDGPDSKINRVMPLVKEHGAAVVGLTIDEEGQARTCDWKVRVAVRLIDELVEKWGMNVGDIIIDTLTFPIGTGQDETRRDGIETIDAIREVKRRYPEVQTTLGLSNLSFGLNPAARIVLNSVFLHEAMEAGLDSAIVHASKILPMNQIPDEQRQVALDMVYDRRTEDYDPLSKFLDLFEGVDAQALKASRADALAKLPLWDRLERRIIDGELNGIEADLDEALQEKKALEIVNDHLLAGMKVVGDLFGKGEMQLPFVLKSAETMKGAVAHLEPHMEKTDDDGKGRIVLATVKGDVHDIGKNLVDIILSNNGYDVVNLGIKQPVSTILEAAEEQKADIIGLSGLLVKSTVIMKENLQEMNSRGLSSKFPVLLGGAALTRSFVEEDLADMFQGEVRYAKDAFEGLRLMDAFMDVKKGVEGAELPALRKRRVKGGATLEVTAPEDMPARSDVATDNPVPAPPFWGDRISKGIPLADYAAFLDERATFMGQWGLKGSRGDGPSYEELIETEGRPRMRMWLDRIQTEGLLEAAVVYGHFPCYSEGDDLVVLDEDGSERERFTFPRQRRDRHLCLADFWRPKESGETDVATFQVVTVGGGISRATQELFEKNAYRDYLELHGLSVQLTEALAEYWHTRIRKELGFAAEDPDDLEQFFKLGYRGARFSLGYGACPELEDRAKIMKLLEPERVGVTLSEEFQLVPEQATDAIVVHHPEAKYFST, encoded by the coding sequence ATGAGTTCTCGACTCTCCTTCAGAGATGCCCTCGCCCAACGTGTCATCGTCGCTGACGGTGCGATGGGCACCATGCTGCAAGATCACGATCTCGGCCTCGACGATTTCCAGGGGCACGAAGGCTGCAACGAGATCCTCAACGTCACTCGCCCCGACGTCGTGCGGTCGACCCACGCCGCCTTCTTCGACGTGGGCGTCGACTGTGTTGAGACCAATACGTTCGGCGCCAACTTCGGTAACCTGGGCGAGTACGACATCGTCGACCGCACCTATGAGCTCGCCGAGTCCGGCGCCCGGATCGCCCGCGATGTCGCCGATGAGTACTCGACAGCCGACCACCCCCGCTACGTCCTCGGGGCCGTTGGGCCCGGCACCAAACTGCCCAGCCTCGGCCACGCCCCGTTCACCACCCTGCGCGACTACTACGAGCAGTGCCACAAGGGCCTGATCGACGGTGGCGCCGACGCCATTCTGATCGAGACGTGCCAGGACCTGCTGCAGACGAAGGCCGCGGTGATCGCGGCCCAGCGTGCGCGGAAAGCCACCGGCTCCAACATCACGATCATCGCCCAGGTCACCATCGAAACCACCGGCACCATGCTGCTCGGCTCGGAGATCGGCGCGGCGGTAACCGCGCTGGAGCCCCTTGGTATCGACATGATCGGCCTGAACTGCGCCACCGGCCCGGCCGAGATGAGCGAGCACCTGCGTTACCTCTCCCAGCACGCGAGCGTGCCGATCTCCTGCATGCCCAACGCCGGGCTGCCCGAGCTGGGTACCGACGGTGCCGTCTACCCCCTGCAGCCGCATGAGCTGGCCGACGCCCACGACACCTTCACCACCGAGTTCGGCCTGTCCATGGTGGGCGGCTGCTGCGGCACCACGCCCGAGCACCTGCGCCAGGTCGTCGAGCGTGTCCGGGGCCGTCCGGTCAAGGAGCGCCAGCCCTTCAACCCGGCGTCCGCGGCCTCGCTCTACCAGACCGTGCCTTTCCGCCAGGACGCCAGCTACCTCGCGGTCGGCGAGCGCACGAACGCCAACGGCTCGAAGAAGTTCCGCGAGGCGATGGTCGAGGAGCGCTACGACGACTGCGTCGAGATCGCGCGTGACCAGATCAGTGATGGCGCGCACATGCTCGACCTCAACGTCGACTACGTCGGCCGCGACGGCGCGCGGGACATGCGCGAGCTGGCCTCGCGGCTGGCCACCGCCTCCACGCTGCCGATCATGCTCGACTCCACCGAACCCAACGTGATCGAGGCCGGCCTGGAGCTGCTCGGCGGCCGCGCGCTCGTCAACTCGGTCAACTACGAGGACGGAGACGGCCCCGACTCCAAGATCAACCGGGTGATGCCGCTGGTCAAGGAGCACGGCGCCGCTGTGGTCGGGCTGACCATCGACGAGGAGGGCCAGGCGCGCACCTGCGACTGGAAGGTCCGCGTCGCGGTGCGGCTCATCGACGAGCTCGTGGAGAAGTGGGGGATGAACGTCGGGGACATCATCATCGACACCCTCACCTTCCCGATTGGCACAGGCCAGGACGAGACCCGGCGCGACGGCATCGAGACCATCGACGCGATCCGCGAGGTGAAGCGCCGCTACCCGGAGGTGCAGACCACGCTCGGGCTGTCCAACCTCTCCTTCGGGCTGAACCCCGCGGCGCGCATCGTGCTGAATTCGGTGTTCCTGCACGAGGCGATGGAGGCCGGACTCGACTCCGCGATCGTGCACGCCTCCAAGATCCTGCCGATGAACCAGATCCCCGACGAGCAGCGCCAGGTCGCCCTGGACATGGTCTACGACCGGCGCACCGAGGACTACGACCCGCTGTCGAAGTTCCTCGACCTGTTCGAGGGCGTGGACGCCCAGGCGCTCAAGGCCTCGCGCGCCGACGCGCTGGCCAAGCTTCCGCTGTGGGACCGGCTGGAGCGGCGGATCATCGACGGCGAGCTGAACGGGATCGAGGCCGACCTCGACGAGGCGCTGCAGGAGAAGAAGGCGCTCGAAATCGTCAACGACCACCTGCTCGCCGGGATGAAGGTCGTCGGTGACCTGTTCGGCAAGGGGGAGATGCAGCTTCCCTTCGTGCTGAAGTCCGCCGAGACGATGAAGGGCGCGGTCGCGCACCTCGAACCGCACATGGAGAAGACCGACGACGACGGCAAGGGCCGCATCGTGCTCGCCACCGTCAAGGGCGACGTGCACGACATCGGCAAGAACCTGGTCGACATCATCCTCTCCAACAACGGCTACGACGTCGTCAACCTCGGCATCAAGCAGCCGGTGTCGACGATCCTCGAAGCCGCGGAGGAGCAGAAGGCCGACATCATCGGGTTGTCCGGGCTGCTGGTGAAGTCCACGGTGATCATGAAGGAGAACCTGCAGGAGATGAACTCCCGCGGGCTCTCCAGCAAGTTCCCTGTGCTGCTCGGCGGCGCCGCACTCACCCGTTCGTTCGTCGAGGAGGACCTCGCCGACATGTTCCAGGGCGAGGTCCGCTACGCCAAGGACGCCTTCGAGGGCCTGCGCCTGATGGACGCCTTCATGGACGTCAAGAAGGGGGTCGAGGGAGCCGAGCTGCCTGCCCTGCGCAAGCGCAGGGTGAAGGGCGGTGCCACGTTGGAGGTCACCGCGCCCGAGGACATGCCCGCGCGCAGTGACGTGGCGACCGACAACCCGGTCCCCGCGCCGCCGTTCTGGGGCGACCGCATCAGCAAGGGCATCCCGCTCGCGGACTACGCCGCCTTCCTCGACGAGCGCGCCACGTTCATGGGGCAATGGGGCCTGAAGGGTTCCCGCGGTGACGGCCCGAGCTACGAGGAGCTGATCGAGACCGAGGGCCGGCCGCGCATGCGCATGTGGCTGGACCGGATCCAGACCGAAGGGCTGCTCGAGGCCGCGGTCGTCTACGGACACTTCCCCTGCTACAGCGAGGGCGACGACCTGGTTGTGCTCGACGAGGACGGTTCCGAGCGCGAGCGCTTCACCTTCCCGCGCCAGCGCCGCGACCGGCACCTCTGCCTCGCCGACTTCTGGCGGCCCAAGGAATCCGGCGAGACCGACGTGGCGACGTTCCAGGTCGTCACGGTTGGTGGCGGGATCAGCCGGGCCACCCAGGAGCTGTTCGAGAAGAACGCCTACCGCGACTACCTGGAGCTGCACGGCCTGTCCGTGCAGCTCACCGAGGCGCTCGCGGAGTACTGGCACACCCGGATCCGCAAGGAGCTGGGCTTCGCCGCGGAGGACCCCGACGACCTGGAGCAGTTCTTCAAGTTGGGCTACCGCGGTGCGCGGTTCTCCCTGGGGTACGGGGCGTGCCCGGAGCTGGAGGACCGGGCCAAGATCATGAAGCTGCTGGAGCCCGAGCGGGTCGGCGTCACGCTGTCCGAGGAGTTCCAGCTCGTTCCCGAGCAGGCAACCGACGCGATCGTCGTGCACCACCCGGAAGCGAAGTACTTCAGCACATGA
- a CDS encoding HAD family hydrolase, with the protein MIGPPTDAAVPDHAGVAPQAVLLDMDGTLVDSEALWGRAEREVVSGLGGVWTDEDHRRNVGAASVPVTRYIIELTGTDVPPAAVAAELRAAFSRQLAGGVELRPGAKELVAAVARSDVPMALVTSTERSVVDAAIGGIGAGSFDVTVAGDEVEQNKPAPDPYLRAARLLGADPARCVAVEDSPVGIASAVAAGCVTVAVPSMVALEEADGLTVLDSLVGVDLRWMGALVREQRG; encoded by the coding sequence ATGATCGGTCCCCCCACAGACGCGGCAGTGCCCGACCACGCTGGCGTCGCCCCGCAGGCCGTCCTGCTCGACATGGACGGCACGCTTGTCGACAGCGAAGCGCTGTGGGGGAGGGCTGAACGCGAGGTCGTCTCCGGCCTCGGCGGCGTGTGGACCGACGAGGACCACCGCCGCAACGTGGGCGCGGCCTCGGTGCCGGTCACTCGGTACATCATCGAGCTGACCGGCACCGACGTGCCGCCCGCCGCCGTTGCCGCGGAGCTGCGCGCGGCGTTCTCCCGCCAGCTCGCCGGTGGTGTGGAACTGCGTCCGGGCGCCAAGGAACTCGTCGCCGCGGTCGCGCGCTCCGACGTCCCCATGGCGCTGGTGACGTCAACAGAGCGGTCTGTGGTCGACGCCGCGATCGGCGGCATCGGCGCCGGAAGTTTCGATGTGACGGTCGCCGGCGACGAGGTGGAGCAGAACAAACCCGCCCCCGACCCGTACCTGCGCGCCGCCCGCCTGCTGGGCGCCGACCCGGCGAGGTGCGTGGCGGTCGAGGACTCGCCGGTCGGTATCGCCTCGGCCGTGGCGGCAGGCTGCGTCACTGTCGCGGTGCCCTCGATGGTGGCTCTCGAGGAGGCCGACGGCCTCACCGTGCTCGACTCCCTGGTCGGGGTCGACCTCCGCTGGATGGGCGCGCTCGTGCGGGAACAGCGCGGCTGA